The DNA region TCCGCAGCTCCACCGCGCACAGGCCATGGCCGCGCTCGGCCCACTGTTCCTCGGTCTCCATCAGCCGCTTGAGCGCTTGCTCGTGGGAGAAGGCCGGTACGAACCGGTTCACGAGCGGATTCGCGTGCAGTTCGACGAGCGCGCCCACATCGCGCCGCGTCAGCGGACGGCAGCAGGAGCCTGTCAGTCGTCAGCACGCGAACCTCCCTTGTCCTCATGCGAGTCGGGCGCGCTCGATCCCGGTCGGGCAGCCGCCCCCGCATTCGCACCCGCTTTCCGGCCGCGGTGCTCCGTGCCCGAACCGGGCAGCAGTACGCCCGCGACTGCCGCCAGGGCGAGAGCACCCGCGGCGAGCACCTGCACCCGGTAGTCGAGCACGGCCACCATCGCGGTGCCCAGCAGCAGCGCCAGGCCCGTGGGCGCGAACATCAGGGTGTCCGCGGTGGCGGCGACACGCCCCCTCAGACCGGCCGGGGTCTCGCGTTGCACAGCGGTGGAGGCCGCGACGAGCGGGCACGGCAGGCCGGTCCCGATCAGCACGCTTCCCGCGACCACCACCGTCGGCCACGGCGCCGCCCTCGCCAGCGAACCCAGCGCGAAGACCGCCAACCCCGTTGCCGCGAAGGCGCGTTCGGGCATCCGGCGCAGCAGCGCACCGGCGGCGAGCCCGCTGACGACGGAGCCGAGCCCCTGGGCCGTGGTGAGGACACCGGCGTACGCGGGGGAGCGGTGCAGCCCGTCGTCCAGCAGCGCGTAGGTCGCGGTGCTGCTCACGCCGGAGACGACGAGGGCGGCGGACCCCGCGAGGACCAGGGTGCGCAGCACACCGTGCCGCCACAGGTACCGGATGCCTTCGGCCGTCTCCCTCGTCCAACTACGCCTATGGGCGAGGGGCGTTGCGAAGGGCGCGGAAGGCCCGGAGGGCGGGGGCCGCCCGGGAGGCCCGTCCGCCCCGGGCATCCCCGCGTGCCGCACGCGGATCAGGGTGAAGGCCGCCGCCGCGAGGAGGAAGGTCGCGCAGTCCAGCAGCGCCACTGCCTTTCCGCCGAGCGCGGTGAAGAGTGCCGCCCCGGCGAGCGGCGCACACAGCTTCCCGCTCTC from Streptomyces marispadix includes:
- a CDS encoding MFS transporter, whose protein sequence is MNWTGARVLRDRNAALYLGGVVTSAFGDSAMSLAAGVWVKTLTGSDSLAALVTFCFWLPVLAGPAIGVLADRFPHRPLLAAANLALAAALTLPLAVESARQVWLLFAVLVVVGAGSVLTGAAGTALCATVVPAELRGDLNGLARTAVESGKLCAPLAGAALFTALGGKAVALLDCATFLLAAAAFTLIRVRHAGMPGADGPPGRPPPSGPSAPFATPLAHRRSWTRETAEGIRYLWRHGVLRTLVLAGSAALVVSGVSSTATYALLDDGLHRSPAYAGVLTTAQGLGSVVSGLAAGALLRRMPERAFAATGLAVFALGSLARAAPWPTVVVAGSVLIGTGLPCPLVAASTAVQRETPAGLRGRVAATADTLMFAPTGLALLLGTAMVAVLDYRVQVLAAGALALAAVAGVLLPGSGTEHRGRKAGANAGAAARPGSSAPDSHEDKGGSRADD